TTCAAGCATAGACTGGGAGAGCCTGAAGGGGATAAACACCCTTGTCTTTTTGATGGCGGTTTCAAACAGGCAGGAGATAGCAAAGAGGTTAATAAGCGTGGGGAGAGAGCCGAAAGAACCCGTAGCCTTCATAGAGAGGGGGACAACGAAGGAGCAGAAGGTAGTTATTACAAGCCTTAAGGAGCTTTCTGAGAACCCGCCTGAGGTGAGACCCCCTGCTGTTATGGTGGTGGGTGAGGTGGTGAGGTTGAGAGGGAGTATAGCGCAGATGATTCGGGTCATATGTAATGGATATATTAATCCTTTATTATGTGTTCTATGAAGATACTTGTGCATATATGTTGCGCTCCAGATGCCTTTTATTTTCTCAAGAGATTAAGGGAGGAATATCCGGACAATACTATAGTGGGATTTTTCTACGATCCCAATATACATCCTTACGAAGAATACAAACTCAGGCTTGTGGAAACAGAAAGGATCTGTCAAGCTCTGGGTATAGAACTTTACAAAGGTGAGTACGATTTAGAAAATTGGATGCGTTCAGTTAAGGGTTACGAGGATGAGCCAGAGAGGGGTAAAAGATGTAAAATCTGCTTTGATTACAGACTCATAAGATCAGCTCAGTTTGCAAAAGATCTTGGAGCCACTCACCTCACCACGACTCTCCTTATGAGTCCAAAAAAAGAGTTTATGATGCTAAAAGAGAGCGGAGAGAGCGTGGCAAGCACGTATGGGCTTGAATTTTTATCCCCCGACTACAGAAAGGGAGGTGGAACTCAAGAGATGTTTAAGCTTTCAAGAGGTTTTGAGGTGTATCATCAGGATTATTGCGGGTGCATCTACGGACTCTTCAAACAGAAAAAGGAAAATGCAGTATGGGATCTGGTGTCCTTCATAGGTAGAAGACCAGGCAGTAAAGAGGAGAGCCTTTTTATAAAGTCCGTCAGACTTTTTGCAGAAGGGCTTTCGCTGTCCTGCAGAGAGTGGGAGTTTAGTTTTCTAAACTGGAAAGTGCTTTACGGAAGAATTCAAGTGGGAGACCAAACTATCCCTTCTTTTGTTGTTCCTTTTTCCCGCTCGGTAAGAGGCATTTTAAAAGCTGACGTAGAGGAGGTTATAGGCAATACGCTCTATTACAATAGAGGAGGACTGAAGATCCTTCTTGTGGATGAACTAAAAGATGAACCAGTTTACCGATTTAACGGTTTAACGGATCCAACTTTCAGAGTTTCCAGCGCCTATAGAGAACTTTTACTCAAAAATCGCATAAAGGTTGAGCTTCAAACTGAGCTCTCAACAGATCAATCAAGTGTACTATTAGTGGGTAGTTTGCAAGCTAAAAGTTTTGTCGGTATTCCTGCGGATACACTCCAGGATGGGGAAGGTGTGAGCTTGGAAGCTGTTAAAGAATTTATAAAGAGAAATCTCAATGAAATGCTCAAAGGACAAATATCTCTTGTTGTGTGCGGTGCTGAATCCCTTGCAAGAGCAGGTAGTAGCTATTTTAGGGAAAGAACCGGAAAGATCATAAACACTGTATTTTGCGAACTGGGTTTCTAATTTATATAGTATGAAAGTGAAAACAAGCATAAAACTAATGCGTCAGGACTTTGAGGGTTACAGATCTTTCCTAATAGATATTCAGGAGAACGCTACTCTTTTGGACATACTTGTAAAGATAAAAGAGGAAATGGATCAGAGTTTATCCTTTAGGAGCATGTGCAGGGCGGGTGTTTGTGGAACGTGTGCTATAAAGGTAAATGGAAAAGCCGTACTTGCTTGCTCCACAAAGGTATCTATATTTGGAGAGGAGCTTGTTTTTGAACCCATAGACAAGTTCGTTGTTATAAAGGACCTGGTAGTTGATCATGACCCTATATACTTCAAATTGAAACTCAGGAGAGTTTGGTTTGATCCTCGCAAGGAGAATATAAAACTTACTGAGTGGGAACTTAAAAAAACAGAGAGGAGCCATGAGTGTATCCTTTGCGGTGTATGTGATAGTGTATGTCCCGTGCTTGAAGTCGCTCAAAGTTTTGCAGGTCCATTATCTCTCACAAGATATCAAAAACTCGTATTTGATAAAAGGAATGCAAACTTGGAGCAAAAAACTTACGGTCTGAAAGATATGAATCCTCAACTTTGTACACACTGCATGAACTGTTCTTACGCATGTCCAAAAAAACTCATGCCAGAAGCTATAATAAAGGAAGAGGAAAGCTTACTTGTGGAGAAAGGTATGCTAATAAAAGATACCGGAGGATTTGATTTTTTAGGGATATAATCTTCAAATGCTTGCAAAAAGGATCATACCATGTCTTGATGTGGACAAAGGAAGGGTCGTAAAAGGCGTAAAGTTTGAAAACCTTACCGATGCCGGAGATCCTGTTGAGATAGCTTTGGCCTACGAGGAGCAAGGAGCTGACGAGCTTGTTTTTCTGGACATAAGCGCATCTTACGAAGAGAGGAGTATTATGATAGAAGTGGTGAGTGCAGTTGCTGAGCGTGTTTTTATGCCTTTCACAGTAGGTGGAGGAATCAGGGAAATAGAAGATATCCGAAAGCTTCTCCTTGCGGGTGCAGATAAGGTTTCTCTAAATACTGCTGCAGTTAAAAACCCGGATCTCGTAAGGGAATCGGCTGTAAGGTTCGGGTCTCAATGTATAGTAGTTGCTATAGATGCCAAACGAAAAGGGGACAGATGGGAAGTTTACATAAATGGTGGTAGGACTCCAACAGGCATAGATGCC
This region of Hydrogenobacter sp. genomic DNA includes:
- a CDS encoding SAM-dependent methyltransferase, whose product is SSIDWESLKGINTLVFLMAVSNRQEIAKRLISVGREPKEPVAFIERGTTKEQKVVITSLKELSENPPEVRPPAVMVVGEVVRLRGSIAQMIRVICNGYINPLLCVL
- a CDS encoding epoxyqueuosine reductase QueH, producing MKILVHICCAPDAFYFLKRLREEYPDNTIVGFFYDPNIHPYEEYKLRLVETERICQALGIELYKGEYDLENWMRSVKGYEDEPERGKRCKICFDYRLIRSAQFAKDLGATHLTTTLLMSPKKEFMMLKESGESVASTYGLEFLSPDYRKGGGTQEMFKLSRGFEVYHQDYCGCIYGLFKQKKENAVWDLVSFIGRRPGSKEESLFIKSVRLFAEGLSLSCREWEFSFLNWKVLYGRIQVGDQTIPSFVVPFSRSVRGILKADVEEVIGNTLYYNRGGLKILLVDELKDEPVYRFNGLTDPTFRVSSAYRELLLKNRIKVELQTELSTDQSSVLLVGSLQAKSFVGIPADTLQDGEGVSLEAVKEFIKRNLNEMLKGQISLVVCGAESLARAGSSYFRERTGKIINTVFCELGF
- a CDS encoding 2Fe-2S iron-sulfur cluster-binding protein, which produces MKVKTSIKLMRQDFEGYRSFLIDIQENATLLDILVKIKEEMDQSLSFRSMCRAGVCGTCAIKVNGKAVLACSTKVSIFGEELVFEPIDKFVVIKDLVVDHDPIYFKLKLRRVWFDPRKENIKLTEWELKKTERSHECILCGVCDSVCPVLEVAQSFAGPLSLTRYQKLVFDKRNANLEQKTYGLKDMNPQLCTHCMNCSYACPKKLMPEAIIKEEESLLVEKGMLIKDTGGFDFLGI
- the hisF gene encoding imidazole glycerol phosphate synthase subunit HisF, which gives rise to MLAKRIIPCLDVDKGRVVKGVKFENLTDAGDPVEIALAYEEQGADELVFLDISASYEERSIMIEVVSAVAERVFMPFTVGGGIREIEDIRKLLLAGADKVSLNTAAVKNPDLVRESAVRFGSQCIVVAIDAKRKGDRWEVYINGGRTPTGIDAIEWAKKVASLGAGEILLTSMDMDGTKSGYDVDLTRAVVESVNIPVIASGGAGKLEHFYQVFTEGKADAALAASLFHFKEISIPQLKEYLHSRGIPVRRTFSAIPEAL